A region of Candidatus Leptovillus gracilis DNA encodes the following proteins:
- a CDS encoding thymidine kinase — MGKHTRGKIEVICGSMFSGKTEELIRLLRRSVIAQQQVQVFKPAIDDRFHIQKVTSHVGNAFEAHPVGRAADILNQLQPQTTVVAIDEVQFFDAQVVEVCETLAHQGRRVICAGLDMDFRGEPFGPMPALLARAEQVTKLHAICVVCGEEASRTQRLVEGHPAAYDDPVVLVGAAEAYEARCRQCHAVLPPRNGANSHE, encoded by the coding sequence ATGGGAAAGCATACACGAGGAAAAATTGAAGTCATCTGCGGCAGCATGTTCAGCGGCAAAACTGAAGAACTCATCCGCCTGCTGCGCCGCTCGGTCATCGCCCAACAGCAGGTTCAGGTCTTTAAACCAGCCATTGACGACCGGTTTCACATCCAAAAAGTCACCTCGCACGTCGGCAATGCCTTTGAAGCCCATCCGGTCGGCCGCGCCGCAGACATTCTAAACCAACTACAACCGCAAACCACCGTCGTCGCCATTGACGAGGTGCAGTTTTTTGATGCCCAGGTCGTCGAAGTCTGCGAAACGCTGGCCCATCAAGGCAGGCGCGTCATTTGCGCCGGGCTAGACATGGACTTTCGCGGCGAACCGTTTGGCCCCATGCCCGCTCTGCTGGCCCGCGCCGAACAGGTGACCAAGCTGCACGCCATCTGCGTGGTTTGCGGTGAAGAAGCCAGCCGCACCCAACGCCTGGTCGAAGGCCATCCCGCCGCCTACGACGATCCCGTCGTCCTGGTGGGCGCGGCCGAAGCCTACGAGGCGCGCTGTCGGCAGTGCCACGCCGTTTTGCCGCCGCGCAATGGAGCAAACAGCCATGAGTAA